Proteins encoded within one genomic window of Bombina bombina isolate aBomBom1 chromosome 1, aBomBom1.pri, whole genome shotgun sequence:
- the HOXB6 gene encoding homeobox protein Hox-B6, with protein MSSYFVNSTFPVTLPGGQEPFLGQIPLYSSSYADPLRHYPASYGSSGVQDKGYPGSPYFQQANGAYRGTSACDYAAAAAGYYRDKEPSCALDDQSQYSQDQRKPDCAHSKLLFEDSDDPKCSTPVYPWMQRMNSCNSSVFGPSGRRGRQTYTRYQTLELEKEFHFNRYLTRRRRIEIAHSLCLTERQIKIWFQNRRMKWKKESKLLNSTVQGAEEEEEKPAE; from the exons ATGAGTTCCTATTTTGTCAACTCCACTTTCCCGGTAACTCTGCCTGGTGGGCAGGAACCCTTCCTAGGACAGATCCCCTTATATTCTTCCAGCTATGCGGATCCTTTAAGGCACTATCCTGCCAGCTATGGGAGCAGTGGGGTGCAAGACAAGGGCTACCCTGGCTCCCCATACTTCCAGCAGGCTAATGGGGCATACAGGGGGACCTCAGCCTGTGActatgcagcagcagcagctggctACTATAGGGACAAGGAGCCCTCCTGTGCCCTGGATGACCAGTCCCAGTACAGCCAGGATCAGAGGAAGCCGGACTGTGCTCACAGCAAACTGCTATTTGAGGACAGCGACGACCCCAAGTGCTCTACCCCGGTGTACCCCTGGATGCAGAGGATGAACTCGTGCAACA GTTCCGTGTTTGGGCCCAGTGGCAGGAGAGGACGGCAGACCTACACCAGATACCAGACCCTGGAGCTGGAGAAGGAGTTCCACTTTAACCGCTACCTGACCCGGAGGCGCAGGATTGAGATCGCACATTCTCTCTGCCTGACTGAGCGTCAGATCAAGATCTGGTTCCAGAACAGACGGATGAAGTGGAAAAAGGAGAGTAAACTCCTTAACTCCACAGTACAGGGTGCAGAAGAGGAAGAGGAGAAGCCGGCAGAGTGA
- the HOXB5 gene encoding homeobox protein Hox-B5, protein MSSYFVNSFSGRYSNGPDYHLLNYGSGGSNVSGSYRDSGSSMQPTSYGYSYNGMDLSINRPAGTSHYGENSAGFPSQGSRFRQAQSCPLSSPESLPCTDPKPEPSPSEAATSAGSSFNEIDETSASSDTEEPTPRSAGTARAQPEDSPPRTSADGQAPQIFPWMRKLHISHDMTGPDGKRARTAYTRYQTLELEKEFHFNRYLTRRRRIEIAHTLCLSERQIKIWFQNRRMKWKKDNKLKSMNLATAGSAFQP, encoded by the exons ATGAGTTCCTACTTTGTGAACTCGTTCTCAGGGCGATATTCAAATGGCCCCGACTATCATTTGCTAAATTATGGCAGTGGCGGCAGCAATGTGAGCGGATCATACAGGGACTCAGGCAGCAGCATGCAGCCCACTTCCTATGGCTACAGCTACAATGGCATGGACCTCAGCATCAACCGGCCAGCGGGCACCAGCCACTATGGGGAAAACTCTGCAGGTTTCCCATCTCAGGGCAGCAGGTTCAGGCAAGCACAGAGCTGCCCCCTCTCCTCCCCAGAGTCCCTACCCTGCACCGATCCCAAGCCTGAGCCATCCCCCTCCGAGGCAGCCACCTCTGCCGGCTCCAGTTTCAACGAAATAGACGAGACAAGCGCATCCTCGGATACCGAGGAACCTACCCCGAGGAGCGCCGGCACAGCCAGGGCACAGCCAGAGGACAGCCCCCCAAGAACCAGCGCCGACGGCCAGGCACCCCAAATATTTCCCTGGATGAGGAAGCTCCATATTAGTCACG ACATGACAGGTCCTGATGGCAAGCGGGCAAGGACAGCTTACACCAGGTATCAGACCCTGGAGTTGGAGAAGGAATTTCACTTTAATAGGTACCTGACCAGGAGGAGGAGGATTGAGATCGCCCATACACTTTGCCTGTCAGAGAGGCAGATCAAGATCTGGTTTCAGAACAGAAGGATGAAATGGAAGAAAGACAATAAACTGAAAAGTATGAATTTGGCTACCGCAGGCAGTGCCTTCCAGCCCTGA